One window of Solwaraspora sp. WMMA2056 genomic DNA carries:
- a CDS encoding aromatic ring-hydroxylating dioxygenase subunit alpha: MTIELQRAVIDPIVVDDRERMSFRVDRRAYTDDDLAARETAMIFDRCWLYVGHESEVPAPGCYVARDVGGRPVVMARGSDGVIRVFANSCPHRGALICSQPSGQARSFRCPYHDWTFSNRGDLVGVPIPDGYGPGFRKADFGLALHRSDSYRGFVFVTFDQRQPLTLTEYLAGAAEYLDLLDDQSEVGMEVIQGAQLHGARANWKLMMENSVDIYHFRALHKRYVGYMESLGSVPPRRRGGFGRALGLGHGANELPPAAARPLAYWTPMFSPEVRPRIEATAARFVDRFGAQRAERITSTNRAVLIFPNLMIIDAIAITIRKIDPVGAGRMAITSVALAPKDEDPEIRELRKSHYLTFLGPAGFATPDDIEIIESCQRGYLNRTVRYSDLSRGMNKAVPETTDELPAREFWRQWDRLMHGDAGHLEIAHPAETQGEWPQ; this comes from the coding sequence GTGACGATCGAGCTGCAGCGGGCGGTGATCGACCCGATCGTCGTCGACGACCGCGAGCGCATGTCGTTCCGGGTGGATCGCCGCGCCTACACCGATGACGATCTGGCCGCGCGCGAAACGGCCATGATCTTCGACCGCTGTTGGCTGTATGTCGGCCATGAATCGGAGGTGCCCGCGCCGGGTTGCTATGTGGCCCGCGACGTCGGCGGGCGTCCGGTGGTGATGGCGCGCGGTTCCGACGGAGTGATCCGGGTGTTCGCCAACAGCTGCCCCCACCGGGGGGCGCTGATCTGTTCGCAGCCGTCCGGGCAGGCCAGATCGTTCCGGTGTCCGTACCACGACTGGACGTTTTCCAACCGGGGCGACCTGGTCGGGGTCCCGATCCCGGACGGGTACGGGCCGGGTTTCCGCAAAGCGGACTTCGGCCTGGCCCTGCATCGCAGTGACAGCTACCGCGGTTTCGTGTTCGTCACCTTCGATCAGCGGCAGCCGCTCACCTTGACCGAATATCTGGCGGGTGCGGCCGAGTACCTCGATCTTCTTGACGACCAGTCCGAGGTCGGAATGGAGGTGATTCAGGGCGCGCAGCTGCACGGGGCGCGGGCCAACTGGAAGCTCATGATGGAGAACAGCGTCGACATCTACCATTTCCGGGCCCTGCACAAGCGGTACGTCGGCTACATGGAGTCGCTGGGGTCGGTGCCACCACGACGACGAGGCGGTTTCGGCCGAGCCCTCGGCCTGGGGCATGGCGCCAACGAACTGCCGCCGGCGGCGGCCCGCCCGCTCGCGTACTGGACGCCGATGTTCAGTCCCGAGGTCCGGCCACGGATCGAGGCGACGGCCGCCCGGTTCGTCGATCGGTTCGGGGCCCAACGCGCCGAACGGATCACCAGCACCAACCGGGCGGTGTTGATCTTTCCCAACCTGATGATCATCGACGCGATCGCCATCACGATCCGCAAGATCGACCCGGTCGGTGCCGGCCGAATGGCCATCACCTCGGTCGCCCTGGCCCCGAAGGACGAGGATCCGGAGATCAGGGAGCTCCGCAAGAGCCACTACCTGACGTTCCTCGGCCCTGCCGGCTTCGCCACCCCTGACGACATCGAGATCATCGAATCGTGCCAGCGAGGCTACCTCAACCGTACGGTCCGCTACTCGGACCTGTCCCGGGGCATGAACAAGGCGGTCCCGGAGACGACCGACGAGTTACCCGCCCGCGAGTTCTGGCGGCAGTGGGACCGGCTGATGCACGGCGACGCCGGGCACCTCGAGATCGCTCACCCGGCCGAGACGCAAGGGGAGTGGCCACAGTGA
- a CDS encoding vitamin K epoxide reductase family protein: protein MTAPLTRLRAVRHSNGWIYGTMLFSACLSLLASFVLSVDAVRLAADPAANLTCNINAVLSCGTVGGSWQAQLFGFPNAFLGLVAEPVVITIAVAALGGVRFPRWFMFAAQVVYTLGVIFAYWLFYQSMFVIGALCPWCLLVTVSTTLVFATLTHVNIRDGNLFLPPRPHRSARQFVDADLDVIVVTIWMLVLILAVVSKYGPALLS, encoded by the coding sequence CAACGGCTGGATCTACGGCACGATGCTGTTCTCGGCGTGCCTGAGCCTGCTCGCCTCGTTCGTGCTGTCGGTCGACGCGGTACGCCTGGCCGCCGACCCGGCCGCGAACCTCACCTGCAACATCAACGCGGTGTTGAGCTGCGGCACGGTGGGCGGCTCCTGGCAGGCGCAGCTGTTCGGCTTCCCGAACGCATTCCTCGGGCTGGTCGCGGAGCCGGTGGTGATCACCATCGCGGTCGCCGCGCTGGGTGGGGTCCGGTTCCCCCGGTGGTTCATGTTCGCGGCGCAGGTCGTATACACCCTGGGAGTGATCTTCGCCTACTGGCTGTTCTACCAGTCGATGTTCGTCATCGGCGCGCTCTGCCCATGGTGCCTGCTGGTGACCGTCTCCACCACCCTGGTGTTCGCCACCCTGACCCACGTCAACATCCGCGACGGCAATCTCTTCCTGCCGCCGCGCCCGCACCGCTCGGCCCGGCAGTTCGTCGACGCCGACCTGGACGTCATCGTGGTGACGATCTGGATGCTGGTGCTGATCCTGGCCGTGGTGTCGAAGTACGGCCCCGCGCTGCTGTCCTGA
- a CDS encoding aromatic-ring-hydroxylating dioxygenase subunit beta translates to MTTELTVDDTVQLRLWHRVSQFLFREARLLDEWRLREWYDEMLTDDVRYRVPATDVRGGPVDALALVDDDAARLRQRIEQLLNGEVWCENPRSRTNRMISNVEILTDRGSHLDVTANLVVYRFGHGRSDAYVGKYRSALVVEGESLRIRRRVVELDHETLYDHGKLSIIL, encoded by the coding sequence GTGACCACCGAGCTGACGGTCGACGACACGGTCCAGCTGAGGTTGTGGCACCGGGTGAGCCAGTTTCTCTTCCGCGAGGCGCGGCTGCTCGACGAGTGGCGCCTGCGTGAGTGGTACGACGAGATGCTCACCGACGACGTCCGCTACCGCGTGCCGGCCACCGACGTACGGGGTGGACCGGTCGACGCGCTCGCGCTCGTCGACGACGACGCCGCCCGGCTGCGCCAGCGGATCGAACAACTCCTCAACGGTGAGGTGTGGTGCGAGAATCCCCGGTCCCGCACGAACCGGATGATCAGCAACGTGGAGATCCTGACCGACCGGGGCAGCCATCTCGACGTGACGGCGAACCTCGTCGTGTACCGGTTCGGGCACGGGCGCTCGGACGCCTACGTCGGGAAGTACCGGTCCGCACTCGTCGTCGAGGGGGAGTCCCTCCGGATCCGCCGACGGGTCGTGGAGCTCGACCACGAAACGTTGTACGACCACGGCAAGCTCAGCATCATCCTGTGA
- a CDS encoding fused MFS/spermidine synthase — protein sequence MRTPDDRLELAADPTRPTGRTLLAGGVDQSYVDVADPTYLHFEYVRRMAAVADLAAPAGTRLDVLHLGGGALTLPRYLAATRPESTQVVVERDPAVVALVDRDLPPRPAGVEVHVADARAAVTAAPADAYDLVLADIYQAARMPPHVATVGFAAEVARVLRQDGIYLVNVTDLPPLVGTRVQVATLRTVFADVCVVADRRMLRGRRYGNVVLAATRRPDRLPVALLATRTSRDPVPGRVLHGPALDRFVAGARPRADDPQR from the coding sequence ATGCGGACACCGGACGACCGGCTCGAACTGGCCGCCGACCCGACCCGGCCCACCGGGCGTACGCTGCTCGCCGGCGGGGTCGACCAGTCGTACGTGGATGTCGCCGACCCCACGTACCTGCACTTCGAGTACGTCCGTCGGATGGCCGCCGTGGCCGACCTCGCCGCGCCCGCCGGCACCCGGCTGGACGTGCTGCACCTCGGCGGCGGCGCGCTGACGCTGCCCCGCTACCTCGCCGCGACCCGACCGGAATCGACGCAGGTCGTGGTGGAACGGGATCCGGCGGTGGTCGCCCTGGTGGACCGGGACCTGCCACCCCGACCCGCCGGCGTCGAGGTCCACGTGGCCGACGCACGAGCGGCGGTCACCGCCGCGCCCGCCGACGCCTACGACCTGGTACTCGCCGACATCTACCAGGCAGCGCGGATGCCACCGCACGTCGCAACGGTCGGTTTCGCCGCCGAGGTGGCCCGGGTGCTCCGACAGGACGGAATCTACCTGGTCAATGTCACCGACCTGCCGCCGCTTGTCGGCACCCGGGTACAGGTGGCCACCCTGCGGACGGTCTTCGCCGACGTCTGCGTCGTCGCCGACCGGCGGATGCTGCGCGGTCGGCGGTACGGCAACGTGGTGCTCGCCGCGACGCGGCGCCCGGACCGGCTGCCGGTGGCGCTCCTGGCCACCCGGACGTCACGGGACCCCGTACCGGGCCGTGTCCTGCACGGGCCGGCGCTGGACCGGTTCGTCGCCGGTGCCCGGCCCCGCGCCGACGACCCGCAGCGGTGA
- a CDS encoding glycosyltransferase, whose product MRVALVTTTQHGHLNPYVPVVNALRAAGGEVTLLLLSADGGELDQQRRRAVGTTQAHLIGQVEMAPWSGDPAKIGPMLQASPVADQTADAIKTTDPDFVLLDSLPVTASAMVGARRSGVPYGMIWANLGGVCPREHRRARWPYDEQVGDYLTRHGVAWSTRTHSARSPILNLMPTIPALVGDDAVTDDGVQLVGLPGAAGIRGDEVALAGLDRLDPDRPVVYVSFGTIFYRRPDLLRTVITGAAATGAQVIAAVGDLAAELALPDDVLTAPYLPQREVLERADVFITHGGYNSVAESIRAATPMLVIPLAVDQPIQAHFVTSAGFGTALGPADVTARAVADAVGDLLDPARHYRARLRAAQPQCGDSAVRTAELVAGTVEALRRRAEQ is encoded by the coding sequence ATGCGCGTCGCCCTTGTCACCACGACTCAGCATGGTCACCTGAACCCCTATGTTCCGGTGGTCAATGCGCTACGAGCTGCCGGCGGTGAGGTGACGCTGCTGCTGTTGTCCGCAGACGGTGGCGAGCTCGACCAGCAGCGTCGCCGCGCTGTCGGCACGACGCAGGCCCACCTGATCGGGCAGGTCGAGATGGCACCCTGGAGCGGCGATCCGGCGAAGATCGGTCCGATGCTGCAGGCGTCGCCGGTAGCCGATCAGACGGCTGACGCGATCAAGACGACCGACCCGGACTTCGTACTCCTCGATTCGCTGCCGGTGACCGCCTCGGCCATGGTCGGTGCGCGGCGCTCCGGCGTGCCGTACGGGATGATCTGGGCAAACCTGGGCGGGGTGTGCCCGCGCGAGCACCGACGAGCTCGCTGGCCGTACGACGAGCAGGTCGGCGACTATCTGACCCGGCACGGGGTGGCGTGGTCGACCCGGACCCATTCGGCGCGGTCGCCGATTCTCAACCTGATGCCGACGATCCCCGCGCTCGTCGGGGACGACGCGGTCACCGACGACGGGGTGCAACTGGTCGGGCTGCCCGGGGCGGCGGGGATCCGTGGCGACGAGGTCGCCCTCGCGGGGCTGGACCGGCTCGACCCGGACCGTCCGGTGGTCTACGTCTCCTTCGGCACGATCTTCTACCGGCGGCCGGACCTGCTGCGCACGGTGATCACCGGGGCGGCGGCGACCGGTGCGCAGGTGATCGCCGCCGTCGGGGACCTGGCCGCGGAGCTCGCGTTGCCCGACGACGTGCTCACCGCCCCGTACCTGCCGCAACGTGAGGTGCTTGAGCGCGCCGACGTGTTCATCACCCACGGTGGGTACAACTCCGTGGCGGAGTCGATCCGGGCGGCGACACCGATGCTGGTGATCCCGCTGGCGGTGGATCAGCCGATCCAGGCGCACTTCGTGACCAGCGCGGGCTTCGGAACGGCGCTGGGGCCGGCCGACGTCACCGCCCGCGCGGTCGCGGACGCGGTCGGCGATCTGCTCGATCCCGCCCGGCACTACCGGGCCCGGCTGCGCGCCGCGCAGCCGCAGTGTGGCGATTCCGCGGTACGCACGGCGGAGCTGGTGGCCGGCACGGTCGAGGCGCTACGGCGGAGGGCGGAGCAGTGA